A single window of Bacteroidota bacterium DNA harbors:
- a CDS encoding bifunctional (p)ppGpp synthetase/guanosine-3',5'-bis(diphosphate) 3'-pyrophosphohydrolase, with amino-acid sequence MHDTDKENEEIVKAYRHLLRSCKVILTKANRDLIREAFNISLEAHKTMRRKSGEPYILHPIAVAQICAEEIGLGTTSIICALLHDTVEDTDITLELIKMKFGDKVAQIIDGLTKISGVFDQQDKSLQAENFKKMLLTLSEDVRVILIKLADRLHNMRTLESMSAKSQLKIASETAYVYAPLAHRLGLYSMKTELEDLSTKYLDPDSYNYVKNRLQETKAERNKYIKKFIEPIQKALDDNGIKYQIKGRPKSIHSILNKMKKQGVPFDEVYDLFAIRIIIDTEYENEKSDCWKVYSSVTDFYTPNPDRLRDWVSIPKANGYESLHTTVMGPKGRWVEVQIRSERMDEIAEKGYAAHWKYKDGAQNNDNGLEQWLARVREMLENTDGSAVEFLDDFKLNLFAEEIFVFTPKGDLRKLPAQSTVLDFAFEIHSQLGAKCIGAKVNNKLVPITYKLGNGDQVEILSSTKQKPHEDWLAWVVTGKAKAKIRDYFKQERNQSVTMGKEILERKFKNAKIPFGSEALNAIIKHYKLASVTELYYQLVTEKIDRTKLDIGLILEQENQKPVIEETAVKPRYTTKPITKDAVIIGDGDPVDYSFAKCCSPIPGDDIFGFVTVGEGVKIHRTNCTNGISLMSNYGYRIIKARWADSSLNSNKSFLTSIKVQGIDSMGIVSTITAIISNQLQVNMKSINVTANEGMFEGNITLQVNDTNHLEELMNKIKQASQLISVTRVDLG; translated from the coding sequence ATGCACGACACTGATAAAGAAAATGAGGAAATAGTAAAAGCTTACAGGCATTTATTACGCTCATGTAAAGTTATTTTAACCAAAGCCAACCGCGATTTAATTCGCGAAGCATTTAATATCAGTTTAGAGGCACACAAAACAATGAGGCGCAAAAGTGGTGAGCCTTATATTCTGCATCCTATAGCCGTAGCTCAAATTTGTGCTGAAGAAATTGGCTTGGGAACCACTTCTATTATTTGTGCTTTATTACACGATACCGTTGAAGACACAGACATAACGCTGGAATTGATTAAAATGAAGTTTGGCGATAAAGTAGCCCAAATAATTGACGGGCTTACTAAAATTTCGGGCGTTTTTGACCAACAGGATAAATCGTTACAAGCAGAAAATTTCAAAAAAATGCTGCTTACACTGAGTGAAGATGTAAGGGTTATTTTAATTAAACTGGCAGACAGGCTACATAACATGCGCACCTTGGAAAGCATGAGTGCCAAAAGCCAATTAAAAATTGCGAGTGAAACAGCTTATGTATATGCGCCTTTAGCACATCGTTTGGGCTTATACAGCATGAAAACGGAGCTGGAAGATTTATCAACTAAATACTTAGATCCTGACAGCTATAATTATGTAAAAAACCGTTTACAGGAAACCAAAGCGGAGCGTAATAAGTACATCAAAAAATTTATTGAGCCTATTCAAAAAGCATTGGATGATAATGGTATAAAATACCAGATAAAAGGACGTCCTAAAAGCATACACAGTATTTTAAATAAAATGAAAAAACAAGGCGTGCCTTTTGATGAAGTGTACGATTTGTTTGCCATTAGAATTATTATAGATACAGAGTATGAAAACGAAAAAAGTGATTGTTGGAAAGTATATTCAAGCGTAACTGATTTTTATACGCCAAACCCTGACAGGTTAAGGGATTGGGTAAGTATACCAAAAGCCAACGGGTATGAAAGTTTGCACACCACTGTAATGGGACCGAAAGGCCGTTGGGTAGAGGTGCAAATACGCTCAGAGCGTATGGACGAGATTGCAGAAAAGGGTTATGCGGCACATTGGAAATACAAAGACGGAGCGCAGAACAATGACAATGGATTAGAGCAATGGTTGGCACGTGTTCGCGAGATGTTGGAAAATACAGATGGTTCGGCTGTTGAGTTTTTAGACGATTTTAAACTAAACTTATTTGCCGAAGAAATATTTGTGTTTACGCCTAAAGGCGATTTACGCAAATTACCTGCGCAATCAACGGTACTGGATTTTGCTTTTGAAATACACTCGCAATTAGGAGCCAAATGTATAGGCGCCAAAGTAAACAATAAACTGGTACCTATTACTTATAAACTGGGTAATGGTGACCAGGTAGAAATACTTTCATCAACCAAACAGAAGCCACACGAAGATTGGTTAGCATGGGTAGTTACGGGTAAGGCTAAAGCCAAAATACGCGATTACTTTAAACAGGAGCGTAACCAATCTGTTACTATGGGTAAGGAAATTTTAGAGCGTAAATTTAAAAACGCTAAAATTCCTTTTGGCAGTGAAGCACTGAATGCTATTATTAAGCATTATAAGCTAGCCAGTGTAACAGAACTATACTATCAACTGGTAACAGAAAAAATTGACCGAACTAAATTAGATATTGGTTTAATACTAGAGCAGGAAAATCAAAAACCTGTTATAGAAGAAACAGCAGTCAAACCTCGTTACACCACCAAACCAATAACCAAAGATGCGGTAATAATTGGCGATGGCGACCCTGTAGATTATTCGTTTGCCAAATGTTGCAGTCCTATTCCCGGTGATGATATTTTTGGGTTTGTAACGGTTGGCGAAGGGGTGAAAATACACCGAACCAATTGTACCAATGGTATCAGTTTAATGAGTAATTACGGTTACCGTATTATCAAAGCACGTTGGGCTGATTCAAGCTTAAACAGCAATAAATCTTTCCTTACTTCAATAAAAGTGCAGGGTATTGACAGTATGGGTATTGTAAGCACCATTACTGCTATTATTTCCAACCAGTTACAGGTAAACATGAAATCCATCAATGTGACGGCTAACGAAGGTATGTTTGAAGGCAATATTACCTTACAGGTAAATGACACCAATCACCTAGAGGAATTGATGAATAAAATAAAACAAGCCAGTCAGTTAATATCGGTTACTCGGGTTGATTTAGGATAA
- the tatC gene encoding twin-arginine translocase subunit TatC — translation MSLDQLPDDHFGEKKEMTFFDHIDELRSHLMRSVIAIFLGAVLAFFNKYILFDIIIFGPMRIDFLSYRILCKLSYWAKGTDEYCIKSINFELKNIDMTGQFTQHLWIAFIAGVIIAFPYILWQLWRFIKPALSKKEIGYARGLVFFSSILFFIGIAFGYFFLAPVSVSFMGSYKVSELVSNEINLESYISFVSTITFACGLMFEMPILVYFLVKIGILSSRLMSKYRKHALVVILVLAAVLTPSPDMASQILMAIPLYALFELSIFIAKGVESKKIK, via the coding sequence ATGTCTTTAGACCAATTACCAGACGACCATTTTGGCGAGAAAAAGGAAATGACCTTTTTTGATCATATTGATGAGTTACGTAGCCATTTAATGCGTTCGGTAATTGCCATTTTTTTGGGTGCGGTCTTGGCGTTTTTCAATAAATATATTCTTTTCGATATTATTATTTTTGGCCCTATGCGGATTGACTTTTTAAGTTACCGCATACTCTGTAAACTCTCCTATTGGGCAAAAGGCACTGACGAATACTGTATTAAAAGTATCAATTTTGAGCTGAAAAATATTGATATGACGGGGCAGTTTACCCAGCATTTATGGATTGCCTTTATAGCGGGGGTTATTATTGCTTTTCCTTATATTTTATGGCAGCTATGGCGTTTTATTAAACCGGCTTTAAGTAAAAAGGAAATTGGCTATGCGCGTGGTTTGGTATTTTTCAGTTCTATATTATTTTTTATTGGTATTGCTTTTGGTTATTTCTTTTTGGCTCCTGTGTCGGTTTCGTTTATGGGCTCTTATAAGGTAAGTGAATTGGTAAGCAATGAAATTAATTTGGAGTCGTACATATCATTTGTTTCTACTATAACTTTTGCTTGCGGGCTGATGTTTGAAATGCCGATACTGGTTTATTTCTTAGTTAAAATAGGTATTTTAAGCAGCAGGCTTATGAGCAAATACCGCAAACATGCTTTGGTAGTTATATTGGTTTTAGCGGCTGTACTCACTCCTTCGCCAGATATGGCCAGCCAGATATTAATGGCTATTCCATTGTATGCTTTATTTGAATTAAGTATATTTATAGCGAAGGGGGTTGAATCGAAAAAAATCAAGTAA
- a CDS encoding TIGR02757 family protein, whose translation MQSLKKLLDEQVIKYNNSNFIDLDPVFIPHQFSKKPDIEIAGLFAATFAWGQRITIINKGTELMQKMDNAPHDFILNHSEKELNKILQFKHRTFNDTDLLYFVAFLHSWYQKNDSLENAFAMHLKPRDSNIENALNGFRNLFFSLEEVPHRTKKHIASPLQNSACKRLCMYLRWMVRKDSNGVDFGLWNTIKPAQLMMPLDLHVQRTALKHQLITRTQSDWKAVVELTENLKKLDKTDPVKYDYALFGLSIMPDFK comes from the coding sequence ATGCAGTCATTAAAAAAGTTATTAGATGAACAGGTAATTAAATACAACAACTCCAATTTTATTGATTTAGACCCTGTTTTTATTCCACATCAGTTTTCGAAAAAACCGGATATTGAAATTGCAGGATTATTTGCCGCTACATTTGCCTGGGGGCAACGCATTACCATTATTAATAAAGGCACTGAACTGATGCAGAAAATGGATAATGCACCTCACGATTTTATACTAAACCACAGCGAGAAAGAATTAAATAAAATACTTCAGTTTAAACACCGCACTTTTAACGATACGGATTTGTTGTATTTTGTTGCATTTCTTCATTCCTGGTATCAGAAAAACGATAGTCTTGAAAACGCTTTTGCGATGCATTTAAAACCCAGGGATAGCAATATTGAAAATGCACTAAACGGATTTAGAAATTTGTTTTTTTCATTAGAGGAAGTACCTCACAGAACTAAAAAACATATTGCATCTCCATTGCAAAACTCAGCCTGCAAACGGCTTTGTATGTACTTACGCTGGATGGTAAGAAAGGATTCAAACGGAGTTGATTTTGGTTTATGGAATACTATTAAACCTGCACAGCTAATGATGCCTCTTGATTTACATGTACAAAGAACAGCACTTAAACACCAGCTGATTACACGTACTCAAAGCGATTGGAAAGCGGTGGTTGAATTAACTGAAAACTTAAAAAAGTTAGATAAAACTGATCCTGTAAAATATGATTATGCTTTATTTGGGTTAAGTATTATGCCCGATTTTAAATAA
- the rpiB gene encoding ribose 5-phosphate isomerase B, with translation MMKIAIGCDHAGFEYKEIIKAMLNDLNYTITDFGTHSTDSMDYPDTAHPVAIHVENKESELGILICGSGNGVNMAANKHQGIRAALCWTNEISSLARTHNDANVLSLPSRFIDIELAKKITMTFLTTSFEGGRHQNRVNKIGC, from the coding sequence ATTATGAAAATTGCTATAGGTTGCGACCACGCTGGTTTTGAATACAAAGAAATAATTAAAGCCATGCTTAATGACTTAAATTACACCATAACTGATTTTGGTACTCACTCAACCGATTCAATGGACTACCCGGATACAGCACATCCTGTAGCTATTCATGTAGAGAATAAAGAAAGTGAATTGGGCATTTTAATTTGTGGTAGTGGCAATGGTGTAAATATGGCTGCTAATAAACACCAAGGTATTCGTGCAGCTCTTTGCTGGACTAATGAAATAAGTTCGTTAGCCAGAACACATAACGATGCCAATGTATTGAGTTTACCTTCTCGTTTTATCGATATTGAATTGGCAAAAAAAATTACGATGACTTTTTTAACTACTTCATTTGAAGGCGGTCGCCATCAAAACAGGGTAAATAAAATTGGTTGCTAG
- a CDS encoding SRPBCC family protein, protein METLIITLAIIIVILVVLSFLLPENWSVKRSIEVQSTPEKLYDLTVELKDWEKWSPWHGLDPNTKWVYSDNTYGEGAWYTWESKKRNVGNGKLTTVLAKPYEKSSFLLEFQGMKASTASFTFEPITANNVKVTWSLEGKNKGLSKLMSLLMGTFVGKDFEKGLANIKRVAESGK, encoded by the coding sequence ATGGAAACATTAATTATTACCCTTGCCATTATTATTGTAATACTTGTAGTGCTATCGTTTCTTTTGCCAGAAAACTGGTCAGTTAAGCGTAGCATCGAAGTACAATCAACTCCTGAAAAGTTATATGATTTAACAGTTGAATTGAAAGACTGGGAAAAATGGAGCCCTTGGCATGGACTGGATCCAAACACAAAATGGGTATATAGCGACAATACTTATGGCGAAGGAGCATGGTACACTTGGGAAAGTAAAAAACGCAATGTAGGTAATGGTAAATTAACTACAGTTTTAGCAAAGCCATATGAAAAGAGTTCGTTTTTATTAGAGTTTCAAGGGATGAAAGCAAGCACAGCCTCATTTACATTTGAGCCAATAACTGCCAATAATGTAAAAGTAACGTGGTCGTTAGAAGGCAAAAATAAAGGCTTATCAAAGCTAATGTCATTACTAATGGGAACTTTTGTTGGAAAAGATTTTGAAAAAGGTTTAGCCAATATAAAACGAGTAGCTGAATCAGGAAAATAA